One Punica granatum isolate Tunisia-2019 chromosome 3, ASM765513v2, whole genome shotgun sequence genomic window carries:
- the LOC116199926 gene encoding uncharacterized protein LOC116199926 isoform X1, producing the protein MAGDMPLLKRQREEVEEEEHGNLTLKQEAEQQQQHHEQTLNNKRQKSSSSSSCSSSYNHILSFLEEDEEKVSTTHQDLSSLITTLQQELSPSDSLVDLLTSSATTMSEFESDVASAASEEEVDDRERVFRHLLEASDDELGLPTRDEGASSSGSALESPSLFTVNGGSADAEGLTLTTLTSIDGLWEFEDEAANYYAVLQSELFMEGDENGVNY; encoded by the coding sequence ATGGCCGGAGACATGCCACTTCTCAAGCGCCAAAGGGAAGaagtggaagaagaagaacatggAAACCTAACCCTAAAACAAGAGGcagaacaacaacaacaacatcaTGAACAAACCCTTAACAATAAGCGCCAAAAGTCATCTTCCTCGTCCTCGTGTTCTTCGTCATACAATCACATACTCTCCTTCCTCGAAGAGGACGAAGAGAAAGTGTCGACGACCCACCAGGACCTGTCATCCCTCATCACAACCCTCCAACAGGAGCTCTCCCCCTCCGACTCCCTCGTCGACCTGTTGACTTCTTCTGCCACGACGATGTCTGAATTTGAATCTGACGTCGCCTCGGCCGCATCCGAGGAGGAAGTTGATGACAGGGAGAGGGTCTTCAGGCACTTGCTCGAAGCCTCCGATGACGAGCTTGGCCTCCCAACCAGGGATGAGGGAGCCAGCAGCAGCGGCAGCGCATTGGAGTCTCCGTCGCTGTTTACTGTCAATGGTGGCAGTGCAGACGCGGAGGGTTTGACTTTGACGACTTTGACCTCCATCGATGGGCTGTGGGAGTTCGAAGATGAGGCTGCCAACTACTATGCCGTCTTGCAGTCTGAGCTTTTCATGGAGGGAGATGAGAATGGGGTGAACTATTAA
- the LOC116199926 gene encoding uncharacterized protein LOC116199926 isoform X2, with protein sequence MAGDMPLLKRQREEVEEEEHGNLTLKQEAEQQQQHHEQTLNNKRQKSSSSSSCSSSYNHILSFLEEDEEKVSTTHQDLSSLITTLQQELSPSDSLVDLLTSSATTMSEFESDVASAASEEEVDDRERVFRHLLEASDDELGLPTRDEGASSSGSADAEGLTLTTLTSIDGLWEFEDEAANYYAVLQSELFMEGDENGVNY encoded by the exons ATGGCCGGAGACATGCCACTTCTCAAGCGCCAAAGGGAAGaagtggaagaagaagaacatggAAACCTAACCCTAAAACAAGAGGcagaacaacaacaacaacatcaTGAACAAACCCTTAACAATAAGCGCCAAAAGTCATCTTCCTCGTCCTCGTGTTCTTCGTCATACAATCACATACTCTCCTTCCTCGAAGAGGACGAAGAGAAAGTGTCGACGACCCACCAGGACCTGTCATCCCTCATCACAACCCTCCAACAGGAGCTCTCCCCCTCCGACTCCCTCGTCGACCTGTTGACTTCTTCTGCCACGACGATGTCTGAATTTGAATCTGACGTCGCCTCGGCCGCATCCGAGGAGGAAGTTGATGACAGGGAGAGGGTCTTCAGGCACTTGCTCGAAGCCTCCGATGACGAGCTTGGCCTCCCAACCAGGGATGAGGGAGCCAGCAGCAGC GGCAGTGCAGACGCGGAGGGTTTGACTTTGACGACTTTGACCTCCATCGATGGGCTGTGGGAGTTCGAAGATGAGGCTGCCAACTACTATGCCGTCTTGCAGTCTGAGCTTTTCATGGAGGGAGATGAGAATGGGGTGAACTATTAA